Proteins found in one Mangifera indica cultivar Alphonso chromosome 15, CATAS_Mindica_2.1, whole genome shotgun sequence genomic segment:
- the LOC123198274 gene encoding NAC domain-containing protein 86-like, giving the protein MAPMSLPPGFRFHPTDEELVAYYLDRKITGRTIELEIIPEIDLYKHEPWDLPDKSYLPGKDMEWYFFSPRDKKYPNGSRTNRATRSGYWKATGKDRPVVSHKRPVGMKKTLVYYKGRAPHGIRTNWVMHEYSLLDSLSCTSSSSSSTLKDSYALCRVIKKTIQISNGVQKEKMAGISDEQMFRDDTSGIESSNGNNKFPSDTSSSDFTRGTPTETAGTADDLQAPFVSDEANSAAHMYSLGLDFSSNLFQEMQMQGLQYPCPYPPLQVEDFPQINIAETKPSKPEESFMCDKFYRDCMNGTLEEILYLCASQDNSMALSMQE; this is encoded by the exons ATGGCACCCATGAGTCTCCCTCCTGGTTTCAGGTTCCATCCAACGGACGAAGAGCTTGTTGCTTACTATCTTGATCGAAAAATTACAGGCCGCACCATTGAGCTTGAAATTATCCCAGAGATTGATCTATACAAGCATGAACCATGGGATTTACCag ACAAGTCATATTTGCCTGGGAAAGATATGGAGTGGTATTTCTTTAGCCCTAGGGATAAGAAATATCCAAACGGGTCAAGAACTAACCGGGCAACAAGATCCGGTTACTGGAAAGCCACCGGAAAAGACAGACCGGTGGTTTCTCATAAACGGCCGGTTGGGATGAAGAAGACTTTGGTTTATTATAAAGGTAGGGCTCCCCACGGCATCAGAACTAATTGGGTCATGCATGAATATAGCTTACTTGACTCCTTAAGCTgcacttcttcttcttcttcttctactttgAAG GATTCTTATGCACTGTGTCGCGTGATCAAGAAAACAATACAAATTTCTAATGGAGTGCAGAAGGAAAAAATGGCGGGGATCTCAGATGAACAAATGTTCAGAGATGACACTAGTGGGATTGAAAGTTCAAATGGAAACAATAAATTCCCATCTGATACTTCTTCTTCAGATTTCACTCGAGGAACTCCCACTGAAACTGCTGGCACAGCAGATGATTTGCAAGCTCCATTTGTCTCAGATGAAGCCAACAGTGCAGCTCATATGTATTCCCTTGGCCTCGACTTCTCTTCCAATCTCTTTCAG GAAATGCAAATGCAAGGCCTTCAATATCCATGTCCTTACCCACCGTTACAAGTAGAAGACTTCCCACAAATAAATATAGCAGAGACGAAGCCATCAAAGCCTGAAGAGAGCTTCATGTGTGATAAATTTTACAGGGATTGCATGAACGGGACCCTGGAAGAGATCTTGTATTTGTGTGCTTCTCAGGACAATTCCATGGCCCTCTCCATGCAAGAATGA
- the LOC123198344 gene encoding transcription factor MYB26-like translates to MGHRCCSKQKVRKGLWSPDEDEKLLKHITTQGHGSWSSVPKLAGLQRCGKSCRLRWINYLRPDLRRGSFTEEEEQIIIDCHRILGNRWAQIAKHLPGRTDNEVKNYWNSCIKKKLISQGLDPKTHNLMPSHQRASRKFACNMPQTSIDHSFPVFAVSNGQMTAINNNVNREIQPPVLTLPSPPLLQPIMAASTTPTSENQIQKPNTWTANYGENPNVSITTTTFPCVSSIESGPISSCSTSSVNPSGFGLPDDSYPIWGTNKMVEPCRVPSLEGLQLQELQDKGVYKDVDYCSFDSSIFDLAFVDSTLMSGAMSRDLSSVSIDDFGWTF, encoded by the exons ATGGGTCACAGGTGCTGCAGCAAACAGAAAGTGAGGAAGGGATTGTGGTCGCCTGATGAAGATGAGAAGCTTCTTAAACACATCACCACTCAAGGCCATGGCAGCTGGAGTTCTGTGCCAAAACTTGCTG GCTTACAAAGGTGTGGAAAGAGTTGCAGATTGAGATGGATAAACTACCTGAGACCAGACCTCAGGAGAGGCTCCTTtactgaagaagaagaacaaatcaTCATTGATTGCCACAGAATTTTAGGCAACAG ATGGGCACAGATAGCTAAGCATTTGCCAGGAAGAACTGACAATGAAGTGAAGAATTACTGGAATTCATGCATTAAGAAGAAGCTGATCTCACAAGGTTTGGACCCAAAGACTCACAATTTGATGCCTTCCCATCAAAGAGCTTCTAGAAAGTTTGCCTGCAACATGCCACAGACCTCCATTGATCATTCTTTTCCCGTTTTCGCTGTAAGTAATGGACAAATGACAGCAATTAATAACAATGTGAACAGGGAGATTCAACCTCCAGTTCTCACATTACCTTCACCTCCATTGCTTCAACCAATAATGGCTGCTTCAACAACACCAACTTCCGAAAATCAGATTCAAAAACCTAACACTTGGACTGCAAATTATGGTGAAAATCCCAATGTTTCCATCACTACCACTACTTTCCCTTGTGTCTCCTCCATTGAGAGCGGACCCATTTCTTCTTGTTCAACTTCTTCAGTGAACCCATCAGGATTTGGTCTCCCAGATGACAGTTACCCCATTTGGGGTACCAATAAAATGGTTGAACCCTGTAGAGTACCAAGCCTGGAAGGACTGCAACTGCAAGAACTTCAAGATAAGGGTGTTTATAAGGACGTGGATTATTGTTCATTTGACAGCTCTATTTTTGACCTTGCATTTGTAGACTCGACTCTCATGTCAGGTGCAATGTCTCGTGATCTAAGCTCAGTCTCCATTGATGATTTTGGATGGACCTTCTAA